GGCGATTCATTGGCATTTAGCCGGATCATTTTATTGGAAAGACTCAGCGACCCTCGATCTAAGGGTACTTCGGTGATAGTACTCCATTTTATGGCCAACGCATCCACCTCTTGTTATGGCATCATGGTTTGATGGGTTGCATTGTACCAAATTTTTTTCGGTATCTTCATTGTGTTGTTGACCGAATTTCTGATCGAGGGAGACGAAATACTGTTCATCTTCCCGGGAAACCGAGTAGATTGGGATAAATGATGGCCACACTGAATCTATAAGATGACAGGAGGAATAAAATGCCATGACCTATAATAGCGAAATCAGACGGCAACTGGCTCAAGTGGCTTTAGGGACTCTAGAACCTGATTTGGTGATTACTCATGCGAAACTGGTCAATGTGCATACCAAAGAAATTGAACCTGACGTATCTGTTGCAGTGAAGGCAGGATTCATTGCTTACATCGGCAAATCCGTCCCTAATATCAAGGAGACGACCAAAGTGATCGATGCACACCAGCAATATCTGGTGCCGGGACTAATGGATGGACATATGCATGTAGAGAGTAGTATGCTGTCGGTCAGCGAGTTTGCCCGCGCTGTTTTGCCTGCGGGAACGACCACTATTTTTATGGATCCGCATGAGATGGCGAATGTGTTTGGGCTTGAAGGGGTAGCATTAATGATGCAAGAGGCAGAACAGTTGCCTCTTCGTGTCTTTACTACCGTTCCCTCTTGTGTGCCAGCAGCTCCTGGATTAGAAGATAGTGGACAATATTTAGGGCCCAATGAAGTGCAAAGTGCTTTGAATTTTCCCCGAGTGGCGGGTCTCAGTGAGGTTATGGATTTTCCTGGGGTCGTCAACGGGAAGCCTGAAGTCCTCGAAAAAATTCGACTAACCTATGAAAAACACCAGGTTGTGACAGGACATCTTCCAACTTCTGATGATCGCGTGATTCAAGCCTATGCCGCGACCGGGATATTTTCCGACCATGAATCCACTAGCCGAGAGGAAGCATTACGCAAAGCCAGGCGAGGGATCACCGTAATGATTCGGGAAGGAACGGCGTGGAAAGATGTTCATGAATGCATAAAGATTGTTGCCGAAGACGGTATTGATCCCCATCAATGTCTTTTAGTCACGGATGATGTCGAGCCAGCAACATTGGTTCATGATGGACACTTGAATGTCGTGGTCCGGCGGGCTATTGAGGAAGGCGTTGATGCCCTAAGCGCCATTCAAATGGTGACAATTAATACGGCTCGGTATTTTCATGTTGAAGACTGGCTGGGAAGCATTGCCCCAGGTCATGTGGCGGATATGCTTTTAATACCGGATCTTTTGGAGATGCGGCCGTGGATGGTATTTTCTGGTGGTGAGATTGTCGCGGAAAATGGTCGGTTGGTTGCGGAAATCACAGCCCCCTCTTATCCAGACTATGTGAAAAAATCTGTGCATTTGCCTCGTGCATTAACGCCACAGGATTTTCTTGTAAAGAGTGAATCGTGTTCTCACGGGGAAGTGACAGTGAGGGCAATAGGCGTCAGCAACAACAGCGCCTTAACCCATTTATATACCACCACTGCGCGGGTAGAAGATGGGGTAATTTTACCCTCGCCCGATAATGATTTAGTGTATGCGGCGGTTTTGGAACGTCATCACGGCACAGGCCAAATTGGCCATGGATTGGTGCATGGATTTGGTATGAAGCGAGGTGCTGTTGCTTCAACGGTTGGTCATGACAGCCACAATTTGATGGTGATGGGAGTGAATCCCGATGACATGGTCATGGCCGCCAATGTCTTAGCTCAAAGTGGCGGAGGGATGGTTGCTGTGTTAGATCAAACCATATTGGCTTTAGTGTCTTTACCCATTGCTGGTTTGATGGCCGAAGAATCAGCTGAGGTCATGGCAGAAAAATTGGAGACGTTAACACAGGCATGGCGTGATCTCGGATGTACACTTCACGCGCCTTACATGACGTTTTCCCTGATTGCGTTGCCGGTCATTCCCGAACTGAGATTGAGCAATAAAGGATTAGTCGATGTAATGTCCATGACACTTGTCCCGGTAGAGGTTTCTTAATCACCCGAGTGCCCGAATTTTTGCCTGTATCCACTAAATCGACAAGCAGCCCAATAAATTATAAACTACAATTAGTAGTTATTTTGACTTAGGAGGGAATGAATGTGTCCGCTATTGAGCAAATTGAGGTATCTCGTCCGGCGGCAGAGTTGGTGAACCAATTTACCCATTGGTTGGAAGAAAAACAGATTATTGTTTATGCGGTTGTCCATCATACGGAGGATATGAAAGCACGTGGGGTTGATCCTCATATGGATGCCTGGACCGTTATCTTTGGAAATCCTGTGCTTGGCGCGGCTTTTTTAGAGGAAACTCCTGATGTTGTTGTGGATATTCCCTTGCGCATTGGATTTTATCAACAACAACCCGACAAATCGTTTGTAGTCCGGCGTCATATGGAAGAATTGTTAAGCGATTACCAGTTACCCGCTTTGGTCGCCAAAAGCCGAAAAGCCGATGGCTTATTAGATCAGTGGATTGCTACACTCAAGCAGTCGTCTCAAAATTAGACATAGGAGCAGGCGGAAGGCGCCATTATGACGTTGGTTCCGCCTGTTTTTGTGAATAGAGAATCCACCATTTGCGGTACGCGATCACTGCCCAAATTCCTTCGACCACCCCAAACGGCCAGGTGCCCGCTAGCCATCCATAGAGCGACGAGCCAGTGCACGCAACAGCAAAAGCCAAGGTGTACCATAAAGAACGCTGTTCTAACGCATAGAAAATCATCATGAATGTTACAACAACCGCTCCAAATAGGGTTAACATGGCTTAGCCCACCTTATCAATATGAGAATGAAGTCATTCCCACATTGCGGGATTTTGACGAGATCGTCAACTATTTTAGGTTTTGTCATTTTTCGTTTCTTGCGCGATTGAGCATGGATACAGATTTTTACTGCGTTTTTGTTTGAAAAAACAAGAATTATGATGCCGTACAGGCTATTCTGAAACATAGGATGGAGGGATTTTAGGTGTTTTTATCGCCAAGGGAACAAGAAAAATTACTGATTGTGGTGGCTGGTGATCTGGCTGCCAAACGGTTGCAGCGAGGGTTGAAATTAAACTATCCGGAAGCGGTGGCCTATATTGCCTCGGCTCTCATGGAGGGAGCAAGAGATGGGCAAACCGTGGCCCAATTAATGAATTACGGGACGACGCTGCTTACCACGGATCAGGTGATGGACGGAGTTGCGGAGATGGTGGAGACCGTACAAATCGAGGCCACATTTCCTGATGGAACCAAATTAGTGACCGTGCATCACCCTATCCGCGATGGTCAAGAGATGAATCCTGTCGTTTTGGATGTTGTGAAGGAGCTGACAGATTCATGATACCTGGTGAAATTCAGTGTGAGGGCGATGCCGTTACAATAAATGCGTCCGGTGCTGTCATGACCCTGACGGTGCAAAATACGGGTGACAGACCCGTTCAAGTGGGCTCTCATTTTCATTTTTTTGAGGTGAATAAGGCTCTTGACTTCGATCGGGAAAAAGCTTATGGCATGCGGCTTGACATCCCAGCGGGAACGGCGGTGCGCTTTGAACCCGGAATCCGCCAAACGGTGACATTGACACCGATTAAAGGAGCACGCCGGGTTTACGGGTTAAATGGATTGACCGAAGGTCCTTTAGATAAAGAGGGGAATAAAGAAGCAGCTCTTGAACGTGCCAAACAACGCGGATTCTGGAGGCCAAAGTCATGAGTTATTCGATCGATCGTCACCATTATGCCCATTTATTTGGGCCGACTGTAGGAGACAAAATACGGTTAGCCGACACCGATTTGTGGGCTATGGTCGAAGAAGACCGAACGCTTTTGGGAGAAGAAGCCAAATTTGGCGGGGGCAAAGTTGTTCGGGACGGGATGGGGCAGGCCAGTTGGCATAGTTCCGCCCTGGGAGCACCGGATTTAGTGATTACCAACGTGGTCATTATCGACTACTGGGGGATTGTCAAAGCGGATGTCGGCATTAAGGATGGACGGATTGTGGCAATCGGGAAGGCGGGGAATCCCGATATTATGGACGGAGTCGATCCCCGGTTAATTATTTCTCCCGCAACAGAGGTTATTTCGGCGGAAGGTCTTATTCTGACTGCTGGAGGTATTGATTCCCATGTTCACTGGATTACACCCGATCTCGCTCGCCATGCCTTAATGGCGGGTTTAACCACCTTGATTGGGGGAGGAACCGGTCCGGCAACGGGGACCAATGCGACCACAGCCACTCCAGGACCATGGAATATTACCCGGATGCTGGAAGCCATGAGTTCTTTTCCCGTCAATATTGGCTTAACAGGGAAAGGCAATTCGTCGTTTCCTGAACCGTTAGAAGAACAAATTGCCGCGGGCGCCATTGGTCTTAAACTCCATGAAGATTGGGGGACGACCCCCAGAGCGATTGATACCTGCTTGAATGTTGCCGATGAGGCCGATGTTCAGGTAACAATTCATACCGATACACTCAACGAAGCGGGTTTTGTGGAAAACACGCTCGATGCGATAGGTGGACGCACCATCCATACGTACCACACCGAAGGTGCCGGTGGCGGCCATGCGCCAGATATTCTGCGCGTAGCATCTTTCGAAAACGTTTTGCCTTCTTCAACCAATCCTACTCGGCCTTATACGGTGAATACCCTAGCAGAACATTTGGATATGCTGATGGTCTGTCATCATTTGGATCCGAAACTGCCTGAAGACGTGGCGTTTGCAGATTCGCGCATTCGCGGGGAAACCATAGCAGCAGAAGATGTCTTGCATGATTTAGGCGTTTTATCGATGATGTCTTCGGATTCGATGGCTATGGGACGTATTGGTGAAGTGATTATTCGAACATGGCAAACAGCTGATAAAATGAAAAAGGAACGAGGTCATCTACCCGAAGATTCTGCCCGAAATGACAATTGGCGGATTCGCCGATATGTAGCCAAATATACCATTAACCCTGCGATCACGCATGGGATTTCCCGTTTAGTTGGGTCGGTTGAAGTCGGAAAATGGGCTGATTTAGTGCTATGGAGCCCAGCGTTCTTTGGAGTTAAGCCCTCGATAATCATTAAAGGCGGGATGATTGTGGCCGCTCAAATGGGTGATGCGAATGCCTCGATTCCTACCGTGGAACCGCAAATGATGCGTGAAATGTTTGGGGCTCAGGGACTTGCGCCTTATGAGCTGTCGTGGACATTTCTCTCTAAACAAGCTTATGTTTCTGAGCATATTCAAAAGCGCATAAAGCGGCGAGTCTATCCCGTAGAAAATTGCCGGAGTATTACTAAAAAGTCGATGATGCTTAATGACCAAACCCCTCACATCGAAGTCGATCCAGAAACCTACCGGGTTTATGTCAATGGTGAACGGATTACGTCCCAGCCAGCATCGGTTTTACCTATGGCTCAGCGGTACTTTCTGTTTTGACGGGTAATAGGTAGGATGTTTACGTCGTCAGGGGAATATTGGAGGGAAAATTAACAAGGACTGGACATTTGGCAAAGGAAAAGGATCAGGCGTAAATCCTTCCTTCTAGGTTCTTCCTTCTTCCTTAAGCCTTCAGAGAGGAGTATCGTGCTAAATACCCATGGAGACTCTCACGATCAATCAAGTTCTTCGCCGCTATAATGCCGCCACAGAGACGAAACTCACCGAATGGATTGATATGGACGTGGACCAATGCGAAAAAACGCGGTTCAAAGCTATAACCCATCTTGGCCGGATGGTGATGATAGATTTGCCACGCCATGAACGCATAACGCACGAAGACGTTATCTATGAGGATGATGAACGGGTAATCGTCGCCCGTGTCAAAGCTCATTGGGTGCTGGTTATGAAACCCAAAACCTTTTATGAAATGGGATCGTTGTGTTATCACATCGGAAATTTGCATCAACCGTGCCTGGTTCAAGAACAAGAAGTTTTTACGCCCAATGAAGAATTTCTCAAATCCTTAGCGGATTCGTTATCGATTTCATATTCTGTGGAACAGCGGATCTTACCTCAAGGGTTCGCGACCAGAAGCCGCGCGCATCACGTGCATCATGTTTAGTGACACCACCAAAGTTGGGGAGATGTTGCAATTTCTGGACGGGTTATTTCCTTCCGGGGCATTCACCCACTCCTTTGGACTGGAAACTCTTGTTCAAGAAGGTTGGATTACCGATGCGCAAACGGCCAAGTATTGGCTTGAGGCTATTATCCAAGACAGTTGGGTTCCTTCCGATGGATTAGCCGCATTACTGGTTTTTCAAGCACTGGGGCAGGCGTCCTTTCTCGATGGAGTAGCGCGCATTGATGCATATTTAACAGCCACTCGCACAGCATTCGAAAGTCAAAAAGCCTCGTTAACGATTGGACGTCGGATTTTAGCGACCGCTGAAGAATTATTAGATGAACCGGATTTGTCTATTTACCAGCAATATACGTTGTCGCGTCCTTCACTTGGTAACCAGACAGTGATTATTGCGCTTATTGGGGGGATTCGGCATTGGGGATGCGAGGCCACCTTGCAAGGCATCATTTATTTTACCTTATCAGGCTACGTGCAAGCGCTATTGCGCTTGGTACCTCTTGGACAGCGTGAGGCGCAAAAGTTACTATTTGAGCTAAAGCCATGGACTATGGATGTGCTAAAGGGTGTGCGCAAGCAAATTGACTTCTTAAGTGTGGAAGATATCGGATCGAGTATGCCGGTTTACGATATTGCTGTAATGCGCCACAAAGATCTCTATTCCCGACTGTTCCGATCTTAAATCTGAATTTTGAAAGACAGGGGAGAATCACCGTGAAACCAGTAAGAATTGGCGTGGCAGGGCCCGTTGGTTCGGGTAAGACCACCGTGGTGGAATGGCTTGCCCGGGCATTACGGGAAGATTATAGTATTGCGGTTATCACCAATGATATTTACACACGCGAAGACGAGCGCATTCTGGTGAGTAGCCAAGTGTTGCCTGCAGAGCGTATTCGGGGAGTCGAAACAGGGGGATGCCCCCATACGGCGATTCGCGAAGATGCATCCGTAAACCTTGATGCACTAGATGAATTGTGCGCAGCATTTCCGGATTTGGATATCGTGCTTATTGAAAGTGGCGGGGACAATCTTGCGGCCACATTTAGTCCGGAGTTAGCCGACTTTGTTATCTATGTGATTGATGTAGCGGCCGGGGAAAAACTTCCACGGAAGGGAGGACCTGGGATTATTAAATCCGATGTCTTGATTATCAACAAAATTGATCTCGCTCCGTATGTGGGAGCTCGTCTTGAAGTCATGATCCATGATACGGAACAAATTCGCCCAGGGCCCTATGTCTTAACGAATTTAAAAACTGGCGAAGGTTTTGAAAAATTGCTGAAGATTGTGCGGAGTGAGGCGTTATTTGAAGAGATGACAAAATCCATCTCAAACGGGGAACAATATGACCATTAGTCGGCAACGCATTCACGTTTATCCGCAGCGCATTGATACTTATTTCGAACCTCCGTTGCACCTTTTTGTGTTAAATCATTCGTCTCCTTTTCATGTTGTGAGTGCTGAGCTCGGAGGAATTTTGGAAGACGACTTCTTCGAAACAGAAATTATTGTTGAGCCTCACGCCCGCCTATGGTTGAGCACACAAGAAGCTACCAAACTGTTAGCGATGCCTAGTGGCTCGGCGGGACATCGCTGGCATATTATTTTAAAAGATCATGCGCAATTGGTTTCTATTCCCCATGCGATCATTCCCTATGCGCACAGCGATTTTACCCAAACCGTCACGTGCGAATTAGGACATCATGCCACCTTAATGTGGGCAGAAGAAATCATCGCTGGGCGGCTTGCTCATGGAGAACGATTTCAATTTCGACACTTTCACAGCCGAATGACGGTAATGCCATCAGATTCTTCCGATCCTCTCTATCACGAAAACTTATGTTTTAAACCCTTGGAGCGGTTTTTTCATCACGATGGTAGTTGGGAACAATTTACAGCGTGGGGTTCTTTGCTGGTCATGGACTCAGAGCCCATTGCAGATCACGTAAACCCCGATTACTCTCATGATGTGCGCTGTGCCCCTTACCAATTTGGTCATGAATCAAGGGACGATCAAAAATCCAAAAGGCCACGGCAATATCAGGGATTCTCGCCCATTCGGGGAGGATATATATGGCGAGTGATGTCAGAAGATCCTCAACGCGTTCACGACGACCTACAAGCGGCTGTAAACCCAAAGAGGAATTCTCGCACGGCAGATGTGGTCCTTCCCTGAAGAGTTAACGGTTTGGATCCTCTTCAAGGGGTACCAAATCTAAAGACGGGAGTGT
The Sulfobacillus thermosulfidooxidans DNA segment above includes these coding regions:
- the ade gene encoding adenine deaminase; the encoded protein is MTYNSEIRRQLAQVALGTLEPDLVITHAKLVNVHTKEIEPDVSVAVKAGFIAYIGKSVPNIKETTKVIDAHQQYLVPGLMDGHMHVESSMLSVSEFARAVLPAGTTTIFMDPHEMANVFGLEGVALMMQEAEQLPLRVFTTVPSCVPAAPGLEDSGQYLGPNEVQSALNFPRVAGLSEVMDFPGVVNGKPEVLEKIRLTYEKHQVVTGHLPTSDDRVIQAYAATGIFSDHESTSREEALRKARRGITVMIREGTAWKDVHECIKIVAEDGIDPHQCLLVTDDVEPATLVHDGHLNVVVRRAIEEGVDALSAIQMVTINTARYFHVEDWLGSIAPGHVADMLLIPDLLEMRPWMVFSGGEIVAENGRLVAEITAPSYPDYVKKSVHLPRALTPQDFLVKSESCSHGEVTVRAIGVSNNSALTHLYTTTARVEDGVILPSPDNDLVYAAVLERHHGTGQIGHGLVHGFGMKRGAVASTVGHDSHNLMVMGVNPDDMVMAANVLAQSGGGMVAVLDQTILALVSLPIAGLMAEESAEVMAEKLETLTQAWRDLGCTLHAPYMTFSLIALPVIPELRLSNKGLVDVMSMTLVPVEVS
- a CDS encoding DUF302 domain-containing protein, with amino-acid sequence MSAIEQIEVSRPAAELVNQFTHWLEEKQIIVYAVVHHTEDMKARGVDPHMDAWTVIFGNPVLGAAFLEETPDVVVDIPLRIGFYQQQPDKSFVVRRHMEELLSDYQLPALVAKSRKADGLLDQWIATLKQSSQN
- the ureA gene encoding urease subunit gamma: MFLSPREQEKLLIVVAGDLAAKRLQRGLKLNYPEAVAYIASALMEGARDGQTVAQLMNYGTTLLTTDQVMDGVAEMVETVQIEATFPDGTKLVTVHHPIRDGQEMNPVVLDVVKELTDS
- a CDS encoding urease subunit beta — protein: MIPGEIQCEGDAVTINASGAVMTLTVQNTGDRPVQVGSHFHFFEVNKALDFDREKAYGMRLDIPAGTAVRFEPGIRQTVTLTPIKGARRVYGLNGLTEGPLDKEGNKEAALERAKQRGFWRPKS
- the ureC gene encoding urease subunit alpha, which codes for MSYSIDRHHYAHLFGPTVGDKIRLADTDLWAMVEEDRTLLGEEAKFGGGKVVRDGMGQASWHSSALGAPDLVITNVVIIDYWGIVKADVGIKDGRIVAIGKAGNPDIMDGVDPRLIISPATEVISAEGLILTAGGIDSHVHWITPDLARHALMAGLTTLIGGGTGPATGTNATTATPGPWNITRMLEAMSSFPVNIGLTGKGNSSFPEPLEEQIAAGAIGLKLHEDWGTTPRAIDTCLNVADEADVQVTIHTDTLNEAGFVENTLDAIGGRTIHTYHTEGAGGGHAPDILRVASFENVLPSSTNPTRPYTVNTLAEHLDMLMVCHHLDPKLPEDVAFADSRIRGETIAAEDVLHDLGVLSMMSSDSMAMGRIGEVIIRTWQTADKMKKERGHLPEDSARNDNWRIRRYVAKYTINPAITHGISRLVGSVEVGKWADLVLWSPAFFGVKPSIIIKGGMIVAAQMGDANASIPTVEPQMMREMFGAQGLAPYELSWTFLSKQAYVSEHIQKRIKRRVYPVENCRSITKKSMMLNDQTPHIEVDPETYRVYVNGERITSQPASVLPMAQRYFLF
- a CDS encoding urease accessory protein UreF, translating into MFSDTTKVGEMLQFLDGLFPSGAFTHSFGLETLVQEGWITDAQTAKYWLEAIIQDSWVPSDGLAALLVFQALGQASFLDGVARIDAYLTATRTAFESQKASLTIGRRILATAEELLDEPDLSIYQQYTLSRPSLGNQTVIIALIGGIRHWGCEATLQGIIYFTLSGYVQALLRLVPLGQREAQKLLFELKPWTMDVLKGVRKQIDFLSVEDIGSSMPVYDIAVMRHKDLYSRLFRS
- the ureG gene encoding urease accessory protein UreG; translated protein: MKPVRIGVAGPVGSGKTTVVEWLARALREDYSIAVITNDIYTREDERILVSSQVLPAERIRGVETGGCPHTAIREDASVNLDALDELCAAFPDLDIVLIESGGDNLAATFSPELADFVIYVIDVAAGEKLPRKGGPGIIKSDVLIINKIDLAPYVGARLEVMIHDTEQIRPGPYVLTNLKTGEGFEKLLKIVRSEALFEEMTKSISNGEQYDH
- a CDS encoding urease accessory protein UreD, with product MTISRQRIHVYPQRIDTYFEPPLHLFVLNHSSPFHVVSAELGGILEDDFFETEIIVEPHARLWLSTQEATKLLAMPSGSAGHRWHIILKDHAQLVSIPHAIIPYAHSDFTQTVTCELGHHATLMWAEEIIAGRLAHGERFQFRHFHSRMTVMPSDSSDPLYHENLCFKPLERFFHHDGSWEQFTAWGSLLVMDSEPIADHVNPDYSHDVRCAPYQFGHESRDDQKSKRPRQYQGFSPIRGGYIWRVMSEDPQRVHDDLQAAVNPKRNSRTADVVLP